A single Notoacmeibacter ruber DNA region contains:
- a CDS encoding type I restriction-modification system subunit M has translation MTEPEQKQLGKTLWGIADQLRGAMNADDFRDYMLALLFLRYLSDNYEQAARKELGSDYPDPNAIGNGGRPSLSVWYENNPDDVAAFEKQMRLKTHYVIRPQHLWTSIAHMAKTQSGELLHTLQEGFKYIENKSFQSTFSGLFSEINLGSEKLGRTYEGRNAKLCSIISKIAEELKGFSTDSDTLGDAYEYLIGEFAAGSGKKAGEFYTPQRISDILSGIVALDSQDPKTGKRKHLASVMDFACGSGSLLLNVRQQMKKAGGSIGKIFGQEKNITTYNLARMNMLLHGVKDTEFEIYHGDTLTNEWEMLRETNPAKKPSFDAVVANPPFSYRWEPTEALGEDMRFKNHGLAPKSAADFAFLLHGFHYLKDDGVMAIILPHGVLFRGGAEAKIREKLLKDGHIDTVIGLPANLFYSTGIPVCILVLKKCKQPDDVLFINASESFKKGKRQNYMTDEHIAEIIETYQQRPEEKIDRYARRVSMDEIEANDFNLNITRYVSTAEDEIEIDLSATHKKLVKIEKDVQLATARHNKFLRELGLPLLPNDRSRV, from the coding sequence ATGACCGAACCAGAACAAAAACAACTCGGGAAAACACTCTGGGGCATCGCCGACCAACTGCGTGGCGCGATGAACGCGGACGACTTCCGCGATTACATGCTGGCTTTGCTCTTCCTCCGCTATCTCTCCGACAATTACGAACAGGCAGCACGGAAGGAACTTGGCAGCGATTACCCGGACCCTAACGCTATCGGCAACGGTGGGCGCCCGTCTCTCTCAGTCTGGTATGAGAACAACCCGGATGACGTTGCCGCCTTCGAAAAACAGATGCGGCTGAAGACACATTATGTCATCCGGCCCCAGCACCTTTGGACCAGCATCGCCCATATGGCCAAAACGCAGAGCGGCGAACTGCTCCACACCCTGCAGGAGGGTTTTAAATACATCGAAAACAAGTCGTTCCAGAGCACGTTTTCGGGCCTCTTTTCGGAGATCAATCTCGGCTCCGAGAAACTCGGTAGAACCTACGAGGGGCGCAACGCTAAACTCTGCTCGATCATTTCCAAAATCGCTGAAGAGCTGAAAGGGTTTTCAACCGATAGCGACACGCTTGGCGATGCCTATGAATACCTGATCGGAGAGTTTGCTGCAGGTTCCGGCAAAAAGGCAGGGGAGTTCTACACGCCGCAGCGTATCTCCGACATCCTGTCGGGCATTGTGGCGCTGGACAGCCAGGATCCGAAAACCGGGAAGCGCAAACATTTGGCAAGCGTTATGGATTTCGCCTGTGGTTCCGGCTCGCTTCTGCTCAACGTCCGGCAGCAAATGAAAAAAGCTGGCGGTAGCATCGGCAAAATCTTCGGCCAGGAAAAGAACATCACCACCTACAACCTGGCGCGCATGAACATGCTGCTGCACGGGGTAAAGGACACCGAGTTTGAAATCTATCACGGCGACACGCTGACCAATGAATGGGAGATGCTGCGAGAGACAAATCCGGCCAAGAAGCCTTCATTCGATGCCGTGGTTGCCAACCCGCCCTTCAGCTACCGCTGGGAGCCGACTGAAGCGCTTGGTGAAGACATGCGCTTCAAGAACCATGGACTGGCACCAAAATCAGCTGCCGACTTCGCTTTCCTGTTGCACGGTTTCCACTACCTGAAGGATGACGGCGTGATGGCAATCATCCTGCCGCACGGTGTGTTGTTCCGTGGTGGTGCGGAGGCCAAGATTCGCGAGAAACTGCTGAAGGACGGGCATATCGACACGGTCATCGGCCTGCCTGCGAATCTGTTCTACTCAACCGGCATCCCCGTCTGCATTCTTGTTCTCAAGAAGTGCAAGCAGCCCGACGATGTTCTCTTCATCAACGCTTCTGAGAGCTTCAAAAAGGGCAAGCGCCAGAACTACATGACGGACGAGCATATCGCCGAAATCATCGAGACGTATCAGCAACGTCCAGAAGAGAAGATTGATCGATATGCTCGCCGCGTGAGCATGGATGAAATCGAAGCCAACGACTTCAATCTCAACATCACGCGTTATGTGAGTACCGCTGAAGACGAGATCGAGATCGACCTTTCAGCGACACATAAGAAGCTAGTTAAGATTGAGAAGGACGTCCAGCTGGCGACCGCGCGGCACAATAAATTTCTGAGAGAGCTAGGCCTGCCCTTGTTACCAAATGATAGGAGTCGGGTGTAA
- a CDS encoding AAA family ATPase encodes MTDIPFPDLPALATDLRKQLADRAARKPDKSPFILLYAFNGTGKTRLSGAFKDIGKKIGKEGAALSRDTLYYNAFTEDLFNWDNDLENDTNRKLKLNPNSQFFIGLNELEIETRIRPLLDRYADFDFKLTFDFDKSTGKIASAEVAFSRKVLVGEGDNARTEDREGIKISRGEESIFIWCFFLAILQLALDDAEAYKWVEHVYIDDPISSLDEHNAIVVGNHLVQLYREAQRPIKTVVSTHHALFFNVLHYELKNRVGRPTQYVLKRNRLTEGYILAEQTGDTPQFYHVNALADLWLVAQSGQAKTFHFNILRTLLEKTSLFLGHEHFSACIKEAADDADGILHQRFVDLLSHGKYSMYEPAEMGDDTRDYFMTILRGFVERHPFNRKLVPEPVAEAAEEATP; translated from the coding sequence ATGACCGACATTCCCTTCCCCGACCTCCCCGCTCTTGCTACTGACCTTCGCAAACAGCTTGCCGACCGTGCAGCAAGGAAACCTGACAAGAGCCCGTTCATCCTGCTTTACGCATTCAACGGAACAGGCAAAACGCGCCTTTCCGGGGCGTTCAAGGACATTGGAAAGAAGATCGGTAAAGAAGGCGCAGCTCTGAGCCGTGATACGCTCTACTACAACGCCTTCACCGAAGACCTTTTCAACTGGGACAATGATCTCGAAAACGACACCAACCGGAAACTGAAGCTCAATCCTAATTCGCAATTCTTCATCGGCCTCAACGAACTGGAGATCGAAACGCGAATTCGACCGCTTCTGGACCGTTATGCAGACTTCGATTTCAAACTCACCTTTGACTTTGACAAGAGCACCGGGAAGATCGCAAGCGCAGAAGTCGCTTTCTCACGAAAGGTACTGGTGGGCGAAGGTGACAACGCACGCACTGAGGATCGGGAAGGCATCAAGATTTCCAGAGGCGAAGAGAGCATTTTCATCTGGTGCTTTTTCTTGGCCATCTTGCAACTCGCCCTTGATGACGCAGAAGCCTACAAATGGGTGGAGCATGTCTACATCGACGACCCGATTTCATCGCTGGATGAGCACAATGCAATTGTCGTTGGCAATCATCTTGTCCAGCTCTATCGGGAGGCACAGCGGCCCATCAAGACGGTGGTTTCGACCCACCATGCGCTGTTCTTCAACGTGCTTCACTACGAACTGAAGAACCGTGTCGGCAGGCCAACTCAATATGTTCTCAAGCGAAACCGCCTGACGGAAGGCTACATCCTCGCTGAACAGACTGGCGACACTCCGCAGTTCTATCATGTAAATGCCTTGGCCGATCTATGGCTCGTTGCGCAGAGCGGACAAGCGAAAACATTCCACTTTAACATCCTGCGGACGCTTCTCGAGAAGACATCACTTTTCCTTGGACATGAGCATTTCTCCGCCTGCATTAAGGAAGCGGCCGACGACGCTGATGGCATTCTTCATCAACGGTTCGTCGATCTGTTGAGCCACGGCAAATACTCCATGTATGAGCCCGCTGAGATGGGCGACGACACCAGAGACTATTTCATGACGATCCTCAGAGGCTTCGTCGAACGCCACCCCTTCAATCGAAAACTTGTTCCCGAGCCAGTGGCGGAAGCCGCCGAGGAAGCCACGCCATGA
- a CDS encoding restriction endonuclease subunit S has protein sequence MAMEKQKQLVPKLRFVEFADEPTWDVKPLGHLATRRTKRNGDGSKLRTLTNSAEYGVVDQREYFEKDIATNTENYFVVETGDYVYNPRVSNIAPVGPISKNRIGTGVMSPLYTVFRFSNDKHDYFSHYFASSHWHGFLRKVSNSGARHDRMAISNNDLLALPIAVPPTEAEQQKIADCLGSLDDLIDAESRKLEALRAHKKGLMQQLFPQPGETVPRLRFPEFQNAGEWEEKKISELCSLKAGDFIPATEIEERKSKGKYPCYGGNGLRGYVESFNHDGRYVLIGRQGALCGNVNLCEGKFQATEHALVASVFGKFEVDFVYHAFDALQLNRFATGQAQPGLSVCALNDILLRVPNDPNEQRIVASCLTSVDVRSIKQSQKFEGLKLHKRGLLQQLFPSVEGNER, from the coding sequence ATGGCGATGGAGAAGCAAAAACAACTGGTGCCGAAGCTGCGGTTTGTGGAGTTTGCGGATGAACCGACGTGGGATGTTAAGCCACTCGGTCATCTCGCGACGCGTCGCACAAAGCGAAACGGCGATGGTTCAAAGCTTCGAACATTGACGAATTCGGCTGAATACGGTGTTGTCGATCAACGCGAATATTTTGAGAAAGACATCGCCACAAACACTGAAAACTACTTCGTCGTTGAAACGGGGGATTATGTCTATAATCCTCGCGTGTCGAACATCGCACCAGTTGGACCCATTTCCAAGAACCGCATCGGTACAGGCGTTATGTCGCCTCTATACACTGTGTTTCGGTTCTCGAACGATAAGCACGACTATTTTTCGCACTACTTTGCCTCCTCACATTGGCATGGATTTCTTCGCAAAGTGTCAAACAGCGGCGCACGGCATGATCGGATGGCAATCAGCAATAACGACCTGCTGGCGTTGCCTATCGCGGTTCCACCAACCGAAGCTGAGCAGCAAAAGATCGCCGATTGCCTTGGCTCGCTGGACGATCTGATCGATGCGGAGAGCCGGAAGCTGGAAGCCCTGCGCGCCCACAAGAAAGGGCTGATGCAACAGCTCTTCCCCCAACCCGGCGAAACCGTCCCCCGCCTCCGCTTCCCGGAGTTTCAGAACGCAGGGGAGTGGGAGGAGAAGAAAATATCGGAGCTATGCTCATTGAAAGCCGGAGACTTTATCCCGGCGACCGAGATCGAGGAAAGAAAGTCGAAGGGCAAATACCCTTGTTACGGGGGCAATGGATTGAGAGGGTACGTTGAGAGCTTCAACCATGATGGTCGATACGTTCTGATTGGAAGGCAGGGCGCGTTATGCGGCAACGTAAACTTGTGCGAAGGCAAGTTCCAAGCCACAGAACATGCGCTGGTAGCAAGCGTGTTTGGAAAATTTGAAGTTGATTTTGTCTACCATGCATTCGATGCGCTTCAATTGAATCGGTTTGCTACAGGGCAAGCGCAACCTGGGCTATCAGTTTGTGCCTTAAACGATATACTACTTCGAGTTCCGAATGATCCAAACGAGCAGCGAATTGTTGCGTCTTGCCTCACGTCAGTAGACGTTCGATCAATCAAACAGTCGCAGAAGTTTGAAGGCCTAAAACTGCACAAGCGCGGTCTGCTCCAGCAGCTCTTTCCCTCTGTGGAAGGCAACGAGCGATGA